A genomic window from Mesorhizobium sp. 131-2-1 includes:
- a CDS encoding TSUP family transporter, with the protein MIDLSVHTFAVLAFAAFAAGFVDSIAGGGGLITIPALLLAGFSPTAALGTNKLQGMFGSGSATIHYAANGQVDLSRQLPSALLALVGSAVGALLATIVPGDFLRALLPVLLIAIALYFALKPNMNDVDRAERMSSFLFGLVIPPLVGFYDGLFGPGAGSFYMLAFVSLAGYGVLKATAHTKLLNFASNIGGFAVFAAVGVVYWKIGLMMGVAQFLGARLGASLAIRIGARLIKPLLVVVCVALAVKLLADPANPLRLLIGV; encoded by the coding sequence ATGATCGATCTCAGTGTCCACACTTTTGCCGTGCTTGCCTTCGCCGCCTTCGCTGCCGGCTTCGTCGATTCGATAGCCGGCGGCGGCGGCCTGATCACCATTCCCGCGCTTCTGCTGGCCGGCTTCTCGCCGACCGCCGCGCTCGGCACCAACAAGCTGCAAGGCATGTTCGGCTCCGGCTCGGCCACCATCCACTATGCCGCGAACGGCCAAGTCGACCTTAGCCGGCAATTGCCTTCCGCACTGCTGGCCCTGGTCGGCAGCGCCGTCGGCGCCTTGCTGGCTACAATCGTGCCCGGTGATTTTCTACGCGCCTTGCTGCCAGTGCTTTTGATCGCCATCGCGCTCTATTTCGCGCTCAAACCCAACATGAACGATGTCGACCGCGCCGAGCGCATGTCGTCCTTCCTGTTCGGACTGGTCATTCCACCTCTTGTCGGCTTCTATGACGGCCTGTTCGGGCCTGGTGCCGGCTCCTTCTACATGCTGGCCTTCGTCAGCCTTGCCGGCTACGGCGTGCTCAAGGCGACCGCGCACACCAAGCTGCTCAACTTCGCCTCCAACATTGGCGGCTTCGCTGTCTTCGCCGCCGTCGGCGTCGTGTATTGGAAGATCGGCCTGATGATGGGCGTTGCCCAGTTCCTCGGCGCGCGCCTCGGCGCCAGCCTTGCCATCCGCATCGGCGCGAGGCTGATCAAGCCGCTGCTGGTTGTCGTCTGCGTTGCCCTGGCGGTGAAGCTTCTGGCCGACCCGGCGAACCCGTTACGCCTGCTCATTGGTGTGTGA
- a CDS encoding TerB family tellurite resistance protein — MALLDQIRSIFDGDPGVRKVADDPVLSAELLMLFRMILADGSVSESEMVAFRRICKEAFGIPETSIDSVIEYLNDFGYETNGSQAIALFRDLDVERRKLLAQHMAEIAKADSKLAENEVRLLRRTLDLLDISPVDVVKPQD, encoded by the coding sequence ATGGCATTGCTCGACCAGATACGCTCGATCTTCGATGGCGACCCCGGCGTGCGCAAGGTCGCTGACGATCCGGTTCTGTCGGCGGAACTGTTGATGCTGTTCCGCATGATCCTCGCCGACGGATCCGTCTCGGAGAGCGAGATGGTCGCCTTCCGGCGCATCTGCAAGGAGGCGTTCGGCATTCCCGAGACGAGCATCGACAGCGTCATCGAATATCTCAACGACTTCGGCTACGAGACCAACGGTTCGCAGGCCATCGCGCTGTTCCGTGACCTCGACGTCGAGCGGCGCAAGTTGCTCGCCCAACACATGGCCGAGATCGCCAAGGCCGATTCGAAGCTGGCCGAGAATGAGGTCAGGCTCCTGCGGCGCACGCTCGACCTGCTCGACATCAGCCCGGTCGACGTGGTGAAGCCGCAGGACTAG
- a CDS encoding ABC transporter ATP-binding protein has translation MSLLEIENLSLAIGDTPILKGVELAVATGEVMGLVGESGSGKSMTALTVMRLLPYAARASGRITFDGIDVLAASEDQMCALRGDDVGMVFQEPMTALNPVKTIGEQVAEGIRWHTKASRAEAEDRARKMLDRVGLPEAKFPLSRYPHELSGGQRQRVVIAIACALKPKLLIADEPTTALDVVLQAQILDLLRDLVAENRMGLLLISHDLAVVTEMADNITILRHGEVMETGDTARTLSEQLHPYTRQLAQASMHVPARPRTHVAGSAKPLLQVEGVTRDYPGRRASLFARAAPIRAVNDVSLSIEPGQSVALVGRSGCGKSTLARMILALDKATAGTIHFRGEAITGKSEAELKPARRDMQVVFQDPYGSFDPRQKVEKLVAEPLHVLDKKPTNAERREMVAHALHEVGLGPRDMDKYPHEFSGGQRQRLSIARAIITRPKLVVADEPVSALDVSIRAQILDLFAELNQKLGVAYLFITHDLTVARAITDEVLVMHEGRIVERGQTGTVLDRPQSEAAKALVRGAPDLHRAIARKLQEQG, from the coding sequence ATGAGCCTGCTCGAGATCGAGAACCTGTCGCTGGCGATCGGCGACACGCCGATCCTGAAGGGGGTCGAGCTTGCCGTGGCGACCGGCGAGGTGATGGGGCTGGTCGGCGAGTCTGGTTCCGGCAAGTCGATGACGGCGCTCACCGTGATGCGGCTCCTGCCCTACGCGGCGCGTGCCAGCGGGCGCATCACTTTCGACGGCATCGACGTCCTCGCGGCAAGCGAGGACCAGATGTGCGCGCTGCGCGGCGACGACGTCGGCATGGTGTTCCAGGAGCCGATGACGGCGCTCAATCCAGTGAAGACCATCGGCGAGCAGGTGGCGGAAGGCATTCGCTGGCACACAAAGGCGAGCCGCGCCGAGGCCGAGGACCGGGCGCGCAAGATGCTCGACCGCGTCGGCCTGCCCGAGGCGAAATTCCCGCTGTCGCGCTACCCGCACGAACTGTCCGGCGGCCAGCGCCAGCGCGTCGTCATCGCGATTGCCTGCGCGCTGAAGCCCAAGCTCCTGATCGCCGACGAGCCGACCACGGCGCTCGACGTGGTGCTGCAGGCGCAGATCCTCGATTTGCTGCGCGACCTCGTCGCGGAAAACCGCATGGGCCTGCTGCTCATCTCGCACGACCTCGCCGTGGTGACCGAGATGGCCGACAACATCACCATCCTGCGTCACGGCGAGGTGATGGAGACCGGCGACACGGCGCGCACGCTGTCGGAGCAGCTCCATCCCTACACGCGCCAACTGGCGCAGGCCTCCATGCATGTGCCGGCCCGCCCCCGAACCCACGTCGCCGGCTCGGCCAAGCCGCTGCTTCAGGTCGAGGGCGTGACGCGCGACTATCCGGGACGACGCGCTTCGCTCTTCGCGCGTGCCGCCCCCATCCGCGCCGTCAACGACGTCTCGCTGTCGATAGAGCCGGGCCAGTCGGTGGCGCTGGTCGGGCGTTCCGGTTGCGGCAAGTCCACGCTCGCCCGCATGATCCTGGCGCTGGATAAAGCGACTGCCGGAACGATCCACTTCCGCGGCGAGGCCATCACCGGCAAGAGTGAGGCGGAGCTGAAGCCGGCGCGGCGTGACATGCAGGTCGTGTTCCAGGATCCCTACGGCTCCTTCGACCCGCGCCAGAAGGTCGAGAAACTGGTCGCCGAACCGCTGCATGTGCTGGACAAAAAACCAACGAATGCCGAGCGGCGCGAGATGGTGGCGCACGCCTTGCACGAGGTTGGCCTCGGGCCGCGCGACATGGACAAATACCCGCATGAATTCTCGGGCGGCCAACGGCAGCGCCTGTCGATCGCGCGCGCCATCATCACGCGCCCCAAGCTGGTCGTCGCCGACGAGCCGGTCTCGGCGCTCGACGTCTCGATCCGCGCCCAGATCCTCGACCTGTTCGCCGAGCTCAACCAGAAGCTCGGCGTCGCCTACCTGTTCATAACTCATGACCTGACCGTCGCCCGCGCCATCACCGACGAGGTGCTGGTCATGCACGAAGGCAGGATCGTGGAGCGCGGCCAGACCGGCACAGTGCTCGATCGTCCACAGTCCGAGGCGGCCAAGGCACTGGTAAGAGGCGCGCCCGATCTGCACCGGGCGATCGCGCGGAAATTACAGGAACAAGGATAG
- a CDS encoding ABC transporter permease → MTLHVDIPEETLASLLAKAFRNRSFLIGFAITALVAAVAILSYAWTPYEVTRLVISDKTLAPSSAHWFGTDHFGRDILSMIMVGARNSIAVALVAVGIGMGVGVPLGAFAAARGGLADEALMRLNDLVFAFPALLSAIMITAIFGPGAINAIIAIGIFNIPVFARVARAGALAIWPREFILAARAAGKGPTLITIEHILPNIATLLLVQGTIQFALGILAEAGLSYVGLGAQPPMPSWGRMLFDAQTRMVVAPWMAIFPGMAIVITVLGLNLLGDGIADILDPKSRRQR, encoded by the coding sequence ATGACGCTGCATGTCGACATCCCCGAAGAGACCTTGGCCAGCCTCCTGGCCAAGGCGTTTCGCAACCGATCCTTCCTCATCGGTTTCGCCATCACGGCACTTGTGGCGGCGGTGGCGATCCTCTCCTATGCCTGGACGCCCTACGAAGTCACCAGGCTGGTGATATCGGACAAGACGCTGGCGCCCTCATCGGCGCACTGGTTCGGCACCGACCATTTCGGCCGCGATATCCTGTCGATGATCATGGTCGGCGCCCGCAACTCGATCGCCGTGGCGCTGGTCGCCGTCGGCATCGGCATGGGTGTCGGTGTGCCGCTCGGCGCCTTTGCCGCTGCGCGCGGCGGCCTCGCCGACGAGGCGCTGATGCGGCTGAACGACCTCGTCTTCGCCTTCCCGGCCCTGCTTTCGGCGATCATGATAACCGCCATTTTCGGACCCGGCGCAATCAACGCCATCATCGCCATCGGCATCTTCAATATCCCGGTGTTCGCGCGCGTCGCCCGCGCCGGCGCGCTCGCCATCTGGCCGCGCGAGTTCATCCTCGCCGCGCGCGCCGCCGGCAAGGGGCCAACGCTGATCACCATCGAGCACATCCTGCCCAACATCGCGACGCTGCTCCTTGTGCAAGGCACCATCCAGTTCGCGTTGGGCATCCTGGCCGAAGCCGGCCTTTCCTATGTCGGCCTCGGCGCGCAGCCACCGATGCCGAGTTGGGGGCGCATGCTGTTCGACGCGCAGACGCGCATGGTGGTGGCGCCGTGGATGGCGATCTTTCCGGGCATGGCGATCGTCATCACCGTGCTCGGCCTCAATTTGCTCGGCGACGGCATCGCCGACATCCTCGACCCCAAATCGCGGCGGCAGCGATGA
- a CDS encoding ABC transporter permease yields the protein MSAYLLKRLIIAAATLVLASMVVFAVLEIIPGDPARLMLGMNASAEQVEVLRNQMGLNAPLALRYLHWAGGLLSLDFGRSYTYSVPVIDLVRERVVVSLPLALIALALSTAIAIPVGLFSASRRGRAGDTIAMGAAQLGVAVPNFWFALMLIYLFAVWLRLVPAGGFPGWGAGAWPALKSLLLPAVALALPQAAILARVARSALIEVLNEDYIRTARAKGMPYRAVLWRHALRNAMIPVLTILGLQFAFLLAGTIIIENVFYLPGLGRLVFQAITQRDLIVVESVVMLLVAAVIAVNLLVDLSYAVVDPRLRSRQ from the coding sequence ATGAGTGCCTATCTCCTGAAGCGCCTGATCATCGCCGCCGCCACGCTGGTGTTGGCCTCGATGGTGGTGTTCGCGGTGCTGGAGATCATTCCCGGCGACCCCGCGCGACTGATGCTGGGCATGAACGCCAGCGCCGAACAGGTCGAGGTGCTGCGCAACCAGATGGGGCTCAACGCGCCATTGGCCCTGCGCTACCTGCATTGGGCGGGCGGGTTGCTCAGCCTCGATTTCGGCCGCTCCTACACTTATTCGGTGCCGGTCATCGATCTCGTGCGCGAACGCGTCGTCGTTTCGCTGCCGCTGGCGCTGATCGCGTTGGCGCTCTCCACCGCCATCGCCATTCCTGTCGGCCTGTTTTCCGCCAGCCGGCGCGGACGAGCCGGCGACACTATCGCCATGGGCGCCGCCCAGCTTGGCGTCGCCGTGCCGAACTTCTGGTTCGCGCTGATGCTGATCTATCTCTTCGCCGTCTGGCTGCGACTGGTGCCGGCCGGCGGCTTTCCCGGCTGGGGCGCCGGCGCCTGGCCGGCACTGAAATCGTTGCTTTTGCCAGCGGTCGCCCTTGCGCTGCCGCAAGCCGCGATCCTTGCCCGCGTCGCTCGCTCGGCGCTGATCGAGGTGCTGAACGAGGACTATATCCGCACCGCCCGCGCCAAGGGCATGCCCTACCGCGCCGTGCTGTGGCGGCACGCGCTGCGCAACGCCATGATCCCGGTGCTCACCATTCTCGGCCTGCAATTCGCCTTCCTGCTCGCCGGCACCATCATCATCGAAAATGTGTTCTACCTGCCCGGCCTCGGACGGCTGGTGTTCCAGGCCATCACCCAGCGCGACCTGATCGTCGTCGAAAGCGTCGTCATGCTGCTGGTCGCCGCTGTCATCGCCGTCAACCTCCTGGTCGACCTCTCCTACGCGGTCGTCGATCCGCGCCTGAGAAGCCGGCAATGA
- a CDS encoding ABC transporter substrate-binding protein: MKLWKTILAAAALTLVTATSAFAARTDLVIGIPLEPPHLDPTAGAAAAIDEVLYANVFEGLTRIGPNGEVLPDLAESWSISDDGKVYTFKLHTGVKFHDGADFSADDVKFSLDRARADNSVNAQKGLFAAIDKVDVVDPATVKVTLKNPQGSFLYNMGWGDAVIVSPKSADTNKEKPIGTGPFKFQGWVKGSSITLVKSDSYWGAPVSLDKAEFRIVPDAAAAVPALLSGDIQAFPFFDPDSVAQVKDDPRFHVVIGSTEGETILSINNKKPPFDKLEVRQAISYALDRKAIIDGASAGLGQPIGSHMSPANKDYVDLTGRYPHDVAKAKELLKQAGLENGFKATLKLPPPSYARLGGEIIASELRDVGIDLEIIPVEWAQWLDQVFTKKDYDLTIVSHTEPNDIDIYSRKDYYFNYDNPAFDKVIADLNLTSDEAKRKELLGQAQKILADEAVVGFLYELPKVGVWDAKLQGLWENAPIQANDLTKVKWSD; the protein is encoded by the coding sequence ATGAAATTGTGGAAGACCATTCTCGCCGCCGCGGCTCTGACACTCGTCACCGCCACCTCGGCGTTCGCCGCAAGGACCGACCTCGTCATCGGCATTCCGCTCGAACCCCCGCATCTCGACCCGACCGCGGGTGCTGCCGCGGCGATCGACGAGGTGCTCTACGCCAATGTGTTCGAGGGCCTGACCCGCATCGGTCCGAACGGCGAGGTGCTGCCCGACCTCGCCGAAAGCTGGAGCATTTCCGACGACGGCAAGGTCTACACCTTCAAGCTGCACACCGGCGTCAAATTCCATGACGGCGCCGATTTCAGCGCCGACGACGTGAAGTTCTCGCTCGACCGTGCCCGCGCCGACAATTCGGTCAACGCGCAGAAGGGCCTGTTCGCGGCGATCGATAAGGTCGACGTCGTCGATCCGGCGACGGTGAAGGTGACGTTGAAGAACCCGCAAGGCTCCTTCCTCTACAATATGGGCTGGGGCGACGCGGTGATCGTCTCGCCGAAATCGGCCGACACCAATAAGGAAAAGCCGATCGGCACCGGCCCGTTCAAGTTCCAGGGCTGGGTCAAGGGCTCGTCGATCACGCTGGTGAAATCGGACAGCTACTGGGGCGCGCCCGTCTCCCTCGACAAGGCCGAGTTCCGCATCGTCCCCGATGCGGCGGCGGCCGTGCCGGCGCTGCTTTCCGGCGACATCCAGGCCTTCCCCTTCTTCGATCCGGACAGCGTCGCCCAGGTCAAGGACGACCCGCGCTTCCATGTGGTGATCGGCTCGACCGAGGGTGAGACCATCCTGTCGATCAACAACAAGAAGCCGCCCTTTGACAAGCTCGAGGTCCGGCAGGCGATCTCCTACGCGCTCGACCGCAAGGCGATCATCGACGGCGCCTCGGCCGGCCTCGGCCAGCCTATCGGCTCGCACATGTCACCCGCCAACAAGGACTATGTCGACCTCACCGGCCGCTACCCGCATGATGTCGCCAAGGCCAAGGAACTGCTCAAGCAAGCCGGCCTCGAGAACGGCTTCAAGGCGACGCTGAAGCTGCCGCCGCCTTCCTACGCACGGCTTGGCGGCGAGATCATCGCCTCGGAGCTGCGCGACGTCGGCATCGATCTCGAGATCATCCCGGTCGAATGGGCGCAGTGGCTGGACCAGGTCTTCACCAAGAAGGACTACGACCTCACCATCGTCTCCCACACCGAGCCGAACGACATCGATATCTATTCGCGCAAGGACTACTACTTCAATTACGACAACCCGGCCTTCGACAAGGTCATCGCCGACCTCAACCTCACCTCCGACGAGGCCAAGCGCAAGGAACTGCTCGGCCAGGCGCAAAAGATCCTCGCCGACGAAGCCGTGGTCGGCTTCCTTTACGAACTGCCGAAAGTCGGCGTCTGGGACGCCAAGCTGCAAGGCCTGTGGGAGAACGCGCCGATCCAGGCCAACGACCTGACCAAGGTGAAGTGGTCGGATTGA
- a CDS encoding acetylornithine deacetylase/succinyl-diaminopimelate desuccinylase family protein, translating into MTERLLKAVDARIDDLVALTADLIRFPTINPPGEAYRPCAEYVGERLRRLGFETEFIRAEGTPGDTDRYPRVNVVARFDGRSPGACVHFNSHIDVVEAGEGWTVDPFAGVVKDGRVYGRGACDMKGGLAASIIAAEAFMEVFPDFPGAIEISGTVDEESGGFGGVAHLARLGYFSKPKVDHVIIPEPLNKDRICLGHRGVWWAEIETKGEIAHGSMPFLGDNAVRHMGAVLQAFEDELFPALDRKVTRMPVVPEGAKRSTMNINSIHGGQTEDFRPGLPSPNVPDSCRLTIDRRFLLEEDLATVKSEVTGILERLKRERKKFDYEIRDLMEVLPLMTERDAPVVKAVAQGIMAIFDREPDYVISPGTYDQKHVARIGHIYDCIAYGPGILDLAHRPDEWVGITDMVESAKVMAIGLNVLLRGTVAG; encoded by the coding sequence ATGACCGAACGACTCCTTAAGGCCGTCGATGCGCGGATCGACGATCTCGTTGCGCTGACCGCGGACCTGATCCGCTTCCCGACCATCAATCCGCCAGGCGAGGCCTATCGCCCCTGCGCCGAATATGTCGGTGAGCGCCTGCGCAGACTCGGCTTCGAAACCGAGTTCATCCGTGCCGAGGGCACGCCCGGCGACACCGACCGCTACCCGCGCGTCAACGTCGTCGCCCGCTTCGACGGCCGCTCGCCCGGCGCCTGCGTGCATTTCAACTCGCATATCGACGTGGTCGAGGCCGGCGAAGGCTGGACCGTCGATCCGTTCGCCGGCGTGGTGAAGGACGGCAGGGTCTACGGCCGCGGCGCCTGCGACATGAAGGGCGGGCTGGCCGCTTCGATCATCGCCGCCGAGGCGTTCATGGAGGTGTTTCCGGACTTCCCGGGCGCCATCGAGATTTCGGGCACGGTGGACGAAGAGTCCGGCGGCTTCGGCGGTGTCGCCCATCTGGCCAGGCTCGGCTATTTCTCGAAGCCGAAAGTCGACCACGTCATCATTCCGGAACCGCTGAACAAGGACCGCATCTGCCTCGGCCACCGCGGCGTCTGGTGGGCCGAGATCGAGACCAAGGGCGAGATCGCGCATGGCTCGATGCCGTTCCTCGGCGACAATGCCGTACGCCACATGGGCGCCGTGCTGCAGGCTTTCGAGGATGAATTGTTCCCGGCGCTGGATCGCAAGGTGACGCGCATGCCGGTGGTGCCCGAAGGCGCCAAGCGCTCGACCATGAACATCAATTCCATCCATGGCGGCCAGACCGAGGATTTCCGCCCCGGCCTGCCCTCGCCCAACGTGCCCGATTCGTGCCGGCTCACCATCGACCGCCGCTTCCTGCTCGAAGAGGACCTCGCCACGGTCAAGAGCGAGGTGACCGGCATCCTGGAGCGACTGAAGCGCGAGCGGAAAAAGTTCGACTACGAGATCCGCGACCTGATGGAGGTGCTGCCGCTGATGACCGAACGCGACGCCCCCGTGGTCAAGGCCGTGGCGCAAGGCATCATGGCGATCTTCGACCGCGAGCCGGACTATGTGATTTCGCCTGGCACCTACGACCAGAAGCACGTGGCCCGCATCGGCCACATCTATGACTGCATCGCCTATGGCCCCGGCATCCTCGACCTCGCTCACCGGCCCGACGAATGGGTCGGCATCACCGACATGGTCGAATCGGCCAAGGTGATGGCGATCGGCCTCAACGTGCTGCTGAGGGGCACCGTCGCTGGCTGA
- a CDS encoding L,D-transpeptidase: MKKTVLMAAVLATTLFGASIESKAAALVANIDVSSQTMTVSKYGQVLYRWSVSTARKGYFTPRGSYRPQWTARMWYSRKYEMSPMPYSVFFRGGYAIHGTGAVKYLGRPASHGCVRLHTANAATFYSMVREAGYGNTRIVVTD, encoded by the coding sequence ATGAAAAAGACCGTTCTCATGGCAGCGGTTCTGGCAACGACACTGTTCGGCGCGTCGATTGAAAGCAAGGCCGCCGCGCTGGTGGCCAATATCGACGTGTCGTCGCAGACAATGACCGTCAGCAAATACGGCCAGGTGCTTTATCGCTGGAGCGTTTCCACCGCCCGCAAAGGTTACTTCACGCCGCGCGGCAGCTACCGTCCGCAATGGACGGCGCGGATGTGGTATTCGCGCAAGTACGAGATGTCGCCGATGCCCTATTCGGTGTTCTTCCGTGGCGGCTACGCCATCCACGGCACCGGCGCGGTGAAGTATCTCGGGCGCCCGGCTTCGCATGGTTGCGTGCGCCTGCACACCGCCAACGCCGCGACTTTCTATTCGATGGTGCGCGAAGCCGGCTACGGCAACACGCGCATCGTTGTCACCGACTGA
- a CDS encoding lipid A biosynthesis lauroyl acyltransferase — protein MVGKVLKKARRDFMFRYGRRLRQMEHWLVARLAMAMISLLRRLPPDRALNFADRVARRIGPRVGRHRVAVNNLRLAYPEKSDAEIEAIALDMWGNMARLAAEYIFLDALFDYDPKATKPGRVEVRGVEHFVEIAGEKKPHILFTGHLGNFELLPVAAATFGMSITALFRPPNNPYLADYIHSTRRSTMGGLLPSSTGASFALAAILENGGNIGVLVDQKFSSGLETNFFGRPCQSNPVVGMLARHYDCDVYPARCVRLPGNRFRLDIEDKLTLPRTEGGSVDVHATTQLLADVVERWVREDPGQWMWFHKRWEMSGRRRSRRGRAQEAI, from the coding sequence ATGGTCGGCAAGGTGCTCAAGAAAGCCCGCCGGGACTTCATGTTCCGCTACGGCCGGCGGCTGCGCCAGATGGAGCATTGGCTGGTGGCTCGCCTGGCCATGGCGATGATCTCGCTGCTGCGCCGCCTGCCGCCTGACCGGGCGCTCAACTTTGCCGACCGCGTCGCCCGGCGCATCGGACCGCGGGTCGGACGCCACCGGGTTGCGGTCAACAATCTGCGCCTGGCCTATCCCGAAAAGAGCGACGCCGAGATCGAGGCCATCGCGCTCGACATGTGGGGCAACATGGCCCGCCTCGCGGCCGAGTACATCTTCCTCGACGCGCTCTTCGACTATGACCCGAAAGCGACCAAGCCCGGCCGGGTCGAGGTTCGCGGCGTGGAGCATTTCGTCGAGATCGCCGGCGAGAAGAAACCGCATATCCTGTTCACTGGCCATCTCGGCAATTTCGAATTGCTGCCGGTGGCCGCCGCCACGTTCGGCATGAGCATCACCGCGCTGTTTCGCCCGCCCAACAACCCCTATCTCGCCGACTACATCCACTCGACGCGCCGCTCGACCATGGGGGGACTGCTGCCGTCCTCGACCGGCGCGTCGTTCGCGCTTGCCGCCATCCTTGAGAACGGCGGCAATATCGGCGTGCTCGTCGACCAGAAATTCTCCAGCGGACTGGAGACGAACTTCTTTGGTCGCCCGTGCCAGAGCAACCCGGTGGTGGGCATGCTGGCCCGCCACTACGATTGCGACGTCTATCCGGCCCGCTGCGTCAGGTTGCCGGGCAACCGTTTCCGCCTCGATATCGAGGACAAGCTGACCTTGCCGCGCACCGAAGGCGGCAGCGTCGACGTCCACGCCACCACCCAACTCCTCGCCGATGTGGTCGAACGCTGGGTGCGCGAGGATCCCGGCCAGTGGATGTGGTTCCACAAGCGCTGGGAGATGAGCGGCCGGCGGCGCAGCCGGCGTGGGCGGGCGCAAGAGGCCATCTGA
- a CDS encoding zinc-binding dehydrogenase encodes MRALQLIEDRRLETVDLPPPPPPSLGEVTLRIKAVALNHIDVWGWRGMAFAKRKLPLVVGAEASGEVEAVGPGVSNLLPGQLVSIYGARTCGLCRACREGRDNLCEHVSGVHGFHLDGFAQEKINLPARLLVPAPPGVSEIGAAVAPVTFGTVEHMLFDNAKLEPGETILVHAGGSGIGTAAIQLAKKMGCTVITTVGSNDKIDRAKALGADHVINYREDRFEGVVRKLTKKKGVDVVFEHVGADTFAGSMLCLKRGGRLVTCGSTSGVSTQVNLMQLFQQQLKLLGSFGCRMENMADAMQKMAAGLVAPVIDTEVGFDDIDAALKRMEGRDVFGKIILRV; translated from the coding sequence ATGCGCGCATTGCAACTTATCGAGGACCGCCGTCTTGAAACGGTGGACCTGCCGCCTCCCCCGCCGCCATCGCTCGGCGAAGTGACGCTGCGCATCAAGGCGGTGGCGCTCAACCATATCGACGTCTGGGGCTGGCGCGGCATGGCCTTCGCCAAGCGCAAGCTGCCGCTGGTCGTCGGCGCAGAGGCGTCGGGCGAAGTCGAGGCTGTCGGCCCCGGCGTCTCCAACCTCCTGCCTGGTCAGCTCGTGTCGATCTATGGCGCGCGCACCTGCGGCCTTTGCCGCGCCTGCCGCGAAGGCCGAGACAATCTCTGCGAGCACGTCTCCGGCGTCCATGGCTTCCATCTCGACGGCTTCGCGCAGGAGAAGATCAACCTGCCGGCCCGCCTCCTGGTGCCCGCTCCGCCCGGCGTGTCCGAAATCGGCGCGGCGGTCGCACCGGTCACCTTCGGCACGGTCGAGCACATGCTGTTCGACAATGCGAAACTCGAGCCCGGCGAGACGATCCTCGTCCATGCCGGCGGCTCCGGCATCGGCACCGCCGCGATCCAGCTCGCCAAGAAGATGGGTTGCACCGTGATCACCACGGTCGGTTCGAACGACAAGATCGACAGGGCCAAGGCGCTCGGCGCCGACCATGTCATCAACTACCGCGAGGACCGTTTCGAAGGCGTCGTGCGCAAGCTGACCAAGAAGAAGGGCGTCGACGTCGTCTTCGAGCATGTCGGCGCCGACACCTTCGCCGGCTCGATGCTGTGCCTGAAGCGCGGCGGCCGCCTGGTCACCTGCGGCTCCACCTCCGGCGTCTCGACGCAGGTCAATCTGATGCAGCTCTTCCAGCAGCAGCTGAAGCTACTCGGCTCCTTCGGCTGCCGCATGGAGAACATGGCCGATGCCATGCAGAAGATGGCGGCCGGCCTCGTCGCTCCCGTCATCGACACCGAGGTCGGCTTCGACGACATCGACGCGGCGCTGAAGCGCATGGAAGGCCGCGACGTGTTCGGCAAGATCATTCTGCGCGTTTAG